A window of Kribbella voronezhensis genomic DNA:
CCGCGGCAGGCTCAGATCCTCCATCCGCTGGTGGTAGAGCGTGACCTCGACGCCCGTCGCAGCCGCATTGGCGCGACACCGCTCCAGCATGTCGGCCGACGAATCCACGCCGTCGACCTCAAGCCCGGCCTGCCGCAACGAAAGTAGCGGCTCCCCATCTCCACACCCGATCTCCAGACCAGGCTCACCAGCCGCGCCAACAAAGTCGGCGTACGGCTTCGGGTCGAAGCTGGTCGACTTCAGCTTGGAGTACGCGTCGACAACGATCCCCGTATAGAACTCAGCGGCATCCATTGCCCCGCAGCGTAGACCCCCGCGAAACCACTGACAACCAACTTCTCATTTACGTGCCTCCGGCAACGACCGCTCGTCGAAGGGCGGCAACTCCGCCAGTTTCAGAACACTCGCCGGCGGAAAGTCCGGCCAGGAGCCCAGCACAGCTTGGTCGAGATTGCGCAGATGCGTGTCGACAAAGCGCTGAGTACTGCGCAACACCCGGAGCGCCGTCGCAGCATCGATCGAACCGTCCTCGATCGCGTCGGCGAACTCGTCAAGATCAAGCATCTCGTAGCGAAAACTCCCCGGCGGCACGAGGATGTCCACCTTGAGATCGTGAACCACCAGTTGGTTCGGCTCCGTTTCCTCCACCTCGACCAGATCGACGTACCAGCCACCCTCGAGCGCACCGGTGAAGGTGTTCGGCCTCATGACCTGAACTCCTTCGTCGACCAGCACGAAGCAGCGATCGACCGTCGGCCGCCCGGGCGCCTGCCACTGCGGGAGAATCGGCACGTCGTACGCCACGACGTTGTCCCCACTCCGCACACCTGCACACCATTGGCCGGTGCGATGGTAGACCCGCACATCCTCGAGAATCACTCGGACAGTATTGCCGGACCTACATAGTCTTAGCTCTTGCTCGCGAAGACTTCTTGGAGCCAACTCAAGATTGTCTCGAGCGCCTCCGGATCGAGCCTGGTCCCCTCCGCGTTGTAGCCGTTCCCCGGAGACGCCACCACCTCCTCAGGAGTGCGGGTGTCCTCCTTGAAGACATGATTCGCGTTCGGCGGGAAGGCAAACGTCACGTTCGCCTTCCCCGCGGCCGCCGCCTGCAGCGGATCCCCGTCGGCATGAGCGTCGACCTGCAGATCGTTGCCGCCGATCAGCACGAGAGTCGGAATCTCCATCTCCGGCAGGCGATCGACGGCAGACTCGGCCCACAACTCACGCGCGAGCGGAAGATTCGCGGGCGTCTCGAAGCTGGCGAGCACCATCCGCACACTCTCGGGCAGCCGCGGATCAGGATCCATCGGCAGCCCCGCTTCATAACGCTCGGTCGCCTCCCGTACCGCGGGCATCAGCTCGTCGCCACCGGGAATCTGCGATGCCTGCAATGCAAGTTGCGCCAACAGCAGCTCACCGACCGGCCTCCCCGGCGGCGCGGCAAGCACGATCCCGGCGAACGGCACATCCTGCACGCTGGTCGCGTAGTGCAGCACATGCAACGTCCCCTCACTGTTGCCAAGGCCAACAATCCGCGACGCATCAACCCCCTCATCAGCAGCCAGTACGCCGACAGCCGCCACCAGTTCGTCGAGATGCGACCCCATACTCAGCCGGCCGATCAGCTTGGGCACGTTCTCCATCGCATGCGGCCCCGACGCCCGCTTGTCGTACCGCAACGAAGCAATCCCCGCCTCGGCAAACGCCTCCGCGAACAACCGCCCCGACCCATTACTGCCAGGCAACAACGGCGAACACCAGTTCCGATCAGTAGGCCCACTCCCAGCAACCATCACCACCGCCGGAAACGGCCCATCCCCTTCGGGCCGGACGAGACTGCCATACATCGCAATCCCATCCGACTCCCAACTCACCTCAGCCGCAGTCGCCATACGCCATTCGACCACACCCCACCACCGGAGGCCCCCACAGATCAGCGACCGCCTCATGCCGGAAACGCATAGCCGCTCCGTAGAAGCAAATTCTTGAAGTTGCTACGAGCGGGCCGATCGCGGCAGAAGCGGACGTTGCATTTCGATGACGGCAAGCCCGCGGCGAAATGATGTGTGCAAGGTTTTGCTGTGATGTCTCTTCATTCGCCAGGGCGCGCCCGCTGGCGAGCCAAGGCCGCGGCCGGCTTGTTGGCGGCTGCGTTCATGACGGCCTTGGCCGGGTGCGAGACCGTTGCGGGCGCTGGGTCGACAGGCATCAGTGTCGATGCGCAGGCTCGACCGGTGATCGTGTTCGCTGTCTGCAACGACCACATCGATGGGGCAACGATCTACCGGGATCGCACCAAGGCCGACCCAACCGGAGAGGACACGACGGTCTCAGTCGCTAGCTGGGACGCGGTCTCGCCAGTGACGCCGACGACTGCGATGCATGCCATGTTGAACAGCGTCGCGCCGTCCCGGTCGTGGTCCCGCACGGGTAGTTCTGAGCCACTGAGACCTGGTGTCGTCTATCAGGCCTACGGATGGACGCGCGACAACACTTGGTTCACGGGTCACGTCGAGTTCACCCTGGAACGTCTCTCCAGACTGACGCCCGGTCAAGTGCTTACGCAGACCTACATCCCTTCCAAAGACCAAGACGTGGACACCGTGCAGTCCTACGAGCAGTTCAGCGCCGAGGCGTGCAAGGGAACGCGTTGAAACCTACGTCTCTCGTGAACCGAGCCATCTCCCGTTCAAGGTGGCTGACCTGGCCGTCGGTGACGAGCAGATAGGTCGCTCGGTAGGAGGCAAGCCGCACCCTCGGCAAGCGCTGCGACGGAGGAGCGGCGCGCGGGCTACACGTAGTACAAGCAGAAGGCCGGTCTCCCCGAGTGGATGACGGCCTCAGCACTTAGCACGTTCAGGAGACACGGGTCAGTGCCTCGCCACACGAGGCTAGCCGTGCACGGACGGGCAATGCTGCATCAACGTGATCTCAATCGACCAACTCCGGGTCGAACATGAACTTGCGGACGTCTTGCGCACACCGGCAGGCAACCGCGATCTCGGCCGCCCACTCCAGCGCCGCCTCCCGGGTCGGTACGTCGACGATCAACACACCGCCGATGAGTTCCTTGCTCTCCGGGTACGGCCCGTCGGTGACCGTCCCGTCAACGGCAACCACGGCAGCCTCCACGTCGCCGTCGTCATACCGCAGCCCGCCCGCAAAGACGAACACCCCGGCATCCTTGGCCTCCTGGCACACCGCGTGCGCGGCCTTACCCACCTCGGCCCAGTCTCCCGCCGGGATGTGGTCCATCGAGCCCTTCTCGAACGAGATCAGGTACTTCGGCATCTCATCACTCCTAGTCCCAGCAGCCTTCCTCCGGCCACTCTCACCCTTGCTACGAACACCTCGCACCGAATCCGACAAGCTACCGACAGAAATTCTCACGCCGAGTCGCTCCACAGCCCACGTCGCCGGCTCCACATCCGATCCACGAGCATCCTCCCCTGAGGTGAGCGACCGACCTCGCCCGAATGCCTGAAGCGAGTGGCCGACTCGCCCGAACGGCAGACATTGCC
This region includes:
- a CDS encoding DUF402 domain-containing protein, translating into MRSGDNVVAYDVPILPQWQAPGRPTVDRCFVLVDEGVQVMRPNTFTGALEGGWYVDLVEVEETEPNQLVVHDLKVDILVPPGSFRYEMLDLDEFADAIEDGSIDAATALRVLRSTQRFVDTHLRNLDQAVLGSWPDFPPASVLKLAELPPFDERSLPEARK
- a CDS encoding alpha/beta hydrolase family protein; the protein is MRRSLICGGLRWWGVVEWRMATAAEVSWESDGIAMYGSLVRPEGDGPFPAVVMVAGSGPTDRNWCSPLLPGSNGSGRLFAEAFAEAGIASLRYDKRASGPHAMENVPKLIGRLSMGSHLDELVAAVGVLAADEGVDASRIVGLGNSEGTLHVLHYATSVQDVPFAGIVLAAPPGRPVGELLLAQLALQASQIPGGDELMPAVREATERYEAGLPMDPDPRLPESVRMVLASFETPANLPLARELWAESAVDRLPEMEIPTLVLIGGNDLQVDAHADGDPLQAAAAGKANVTFAFPPNANHVFKEDTRTPEEVVASPGNGYNAEGTRLDPEALETILSWLQEVFASKS
- a CDS encoding YciI family protein is translated as MPKYLISFEKGSMDHIPAGDWAEVGKAAHAVCQEAKDAGVFVFAGGLRYDDGDVEAAVVAVDGTVTDGPYPESKELIGGVLIVDVPTREAALEWAAEIAVACRCAQDVRKFMFDPELVD